In the genome of Brevinematia bacterium, one region contains:
- a CDS encoding NAD(P)-dependent oxidoreductase gives MRILITGASGFIGHHLVELLHKEGFEIKCLVRKTSKVDEIKDKVKLVYGEVTIPSSLEEAVKDVDYIIHAAGVVKAVSSKHYYLVNTQGTINLFNATLRFNPNIKRFVFISSQAASAPSTEPISEGFPPSPVTSYGKSKLASEKFLEENLSKLPITIIRPCSVYGPYDKEFLPIYKMINLGVELLVKGGKTKLSMVYVKDLAKSILLAMTSETTIGKKYFSAHPEVVYLSDFYKLIEKALGKKFVLRIPTPVSLLYFFSVFTTLFSRITNHPIMFNLEKVNELKNSWVCSSENLIRDTGMKYEYNLETGVEETIKWLKEKKLL, from the coding sequence ATGAGAATACTAATAACTGGTGCAAGTGGCTTTATAGGACATCATCTTGTTGAACTTCTACACAAAGAAGGTTTTGAAATAAAATGTCTTGTGAGAAAAACAAGCAAAGTTGACGAAATCAAGGATAAAGTAAAACTAGTGTATGGAGAAGTAACGATTCCCTCTTCTCTGGAAGAAGCTGTAAAGGATGTAGATTATATAATCCACGCAGCAGGAGTGGTAAAAGCAGTATCTTCAAAACACTACTATCTAGTGAACACCCAAGGAACGATAAACCTGTTCAATGCTACTCTGAGATTCAATCCTAATATCAAAAGATTTGTATTTATAAGTTCGCAGGCAGCAAGTGCCCCGTCAACCGAACCGATCTCTGAAGGCTTTCCACCTTCACCAGTTACTTCCTACGGCAAATCAAAACTGGCATCAGAGAAGTTTCTAGAAGAAAATCTCTCAAAGCTTCCAATAACTATAATAAGACCCTGCTCCGTCTACGGACCTTACGATAAAGAGTTCCTGCCGATATACAAGATGATAAACCTAGGGGTAGAACTGCTAGTAAAGGGTGGAAAAACAAAACTAAGCATGGTTTATGTAAAAGACTTAGCAAAAAGTATACTCCTGGCTATGACTTCCGAAACTACAATAGGCAAAAAGTATTTCTCAGCCCATCCGGAAGTTGTGTATCTTTCAGACTTCTATAAACTAATAGAAAAAGCTCTTGGCAAAAAATTTGTCCTCAGAATACCAACACCAGTGTCACTACTATACTTCTTCTCTGTATTCACAACGTTGTTTTCTAGAATAACCAATCATCCAATCATGTTTAATCTGGAGAAAGTCAACGAACTGAAAAACAGTTGGGTATGTTCCTCAGAAAACCTCATCAGAGACACAGGTATGAAGTATGAATACAACCTAGAAACTGGAGTAGAAGAAACGATAAAGTGGCTAAAGGAGAAGAAATTACTCTGA